A section of the Lujinxingia sediminis genome encodes:
- a CDS encoding DUF4276 family protein has product MNDSPQTAPSKRLAVHYPPYDKVLHGSIAALDIGLPVIRDACPLFDGWLSTLEALGPSEA; this is encoded by the coding sequence ATCAACGACTCACCACAGACGGCCCCCTCCAAACGCCTGGCCGTCCACTATCCCCCCTACGACAAAGTCCTCCACGGCTCGATCGCCGCGCTGGACATCGGTCTGCCCGTCATCCGCGATGCGTGCCCGCTCTTCGATGGTTGGCTCAGCACGCTCGAAGCACTGGGCCCCTCCGAAGCGTGA